The following are from one region of the Nostoc cf. commune SO-36 genome:
- a CDS encoding Crp/Fnr family transcriptional regulator, translating into MQSPSSFSEASRPFLTWQRILDWAQEHYRCRTFSKDERIPARPGLLYLVQRGAIRMVGTAQVSATASQLTSRRINRTPEEAFLGFVGAGQPFEIVAQSPFTLQAYAHVDQTAVLWMYWHDLDNWPHFRREVMDAFRYQHQRKLLWLSALGQRRTIDRLLGFLTLLIEEYGEPAMSDTDPDVIRGYALPFPLTHAQIGSAIGSTRVTVTRLMGKLRQRGLILTQGDNLICLPAESINRAG; encoded by the coding sequence CTTTTTTAACTTGGCAACGCATTCTTGACTGGGCTCAAGAACACTACCGCTGCCGCACCTTTAGCAAAGATGAGCGCATTCCAGCCCGGCCTGGATTGCTGTATTTGGTGCAAAGGGGTGCGATCCGTATGGTAGGAACCGCCCAAGTTAGTGCGACAGCTAGTCAGCTAACATCTCGACGAATCAACAGAACCCCAGAAGAAGCGTTCTTGGGTTTTGTCGGAGCGGGACAGCCATTTGAAATTGTTGCTCAATCACCATTCACACTCCAGGCTTACGCCCATGTTGACCAAACTGCGGTGTTGTGGATGTACTGGCACGATTTAGACAATTGGCCTCACTTCCGTCGTGAAGTTATGGATGCTTTTAGGTATCAGCACCAGCGTAAGCTGCTGTGGCTGAGTGCCTTGGGGCAACGCCGCACAATTGACCGACTCTTAGGATTTCTCACATTGTTAATTGAGGAATATGGAGAACCAGCAATGAGCGACACTGATCCTGATGTGATTCGCGGCTATGCTCTGCCCTTCCCCCTCACCCATGCCCAAATTGGTAGCGCGATTGGTTCCACTCGTGTTACCGTTACCCGCTTGATGGGTAAGCTGCGTCAACGTGGCTTAATCCTGACTCAAGGCGATAATTTAATATGCTTGCCAGCAGAGTCGATTAATAGAGCTGGTTAA